A single window of Anaerocolumna chitinilytica DNA harbors:
- the htpG gene encoding molecular chaperone HtpG, which yields MKNEHGSLSINSENIFPIIKKWLYSDHDIFFRELISNGSDAITKLKKLELMGEANLPEDNKYRIDVIVNPEEKTLKFIDNGIGMTADEVKEYINQIAFSGATDFLNKYKDKTNEEQIIGHFGLGFYSAFMVADRVTIDTLSWQEGAESVHWESEAGTEFTMEPGDKTVRGTEITLYLNEDSYEFSNEYRAKEVIEKYCSFMPVEIYFKNANAKEEPEAELEEDELETQEAEDSNEDIIDASVDEDGNVTEGAVEAKTEEKKPKAPKPINNTTPLWTKHPNDVTEEEYKEFYRNVFHDYKEPLFWIHLNMDYPFNLKGILYFPKLNTEYDTLEGTIKLYSNQVFIADNIKEVIPEFLMLLKGAIDCPDLPLNVSRSALQNDGFVKKISEYISKKVADKLSGMYKVERENYEKFWDDISPFIKFGCLKDDKFREKMKDFIIFKNLDGKYLTLPEYVKAAKADSADTASETAEEPKKEDNTASEDASDKKEEQKDVVYYVTNEQQQSQYINMFKQEGIDALILTHNIDQPFITQLEQTEQGYKFQRIDADITDSFKEEGHSEEALKAENDKLTELFRKTLNKEKLEVKVLKLKNDKVSSMITLSEESRRMQDMMKMYNMYGMDPNMFGSSETLVLNANNKLVQYIFEHEDSQYVSLFCSQLYDLALLSHKPLEAEAMTNFIARSNEIMEILAK from the coding sequence ATGAAGAATGAACATGGTAGTCTGTCCATTAATTCCGAAAACATATTTCCCATTATAAAAAAATGGTTGTATTCCGACCATGATATTTTCTTTCGTGAATTAATATCCAATGGCAGCGATGCTATCACAAAATTGAAGAAATTGGAACTTATGGGAGAAGCTAACCTTCCGGAGGATAATAAATACAGAATTGATGTGATTGTAAACCCGGAAGAAAAAACCTTAAAGTTTATTGATAACGGAATCGGTATGACTGCTGATGAAGTAAAAGAGTATATTAACCAGATCGCCTTCTCCGGAGCAACAGATTTCTTAAATAAGTATAAGGATAAGACCAACGAAGAGCAAATTATCGGACACTTCGGTTTAGGTTTTTACAGTGCATTTATGGTAGCAGATAGGGTAACAATTGATACCTTGTCCTGGCAGGAAGGTGCTGAAAGTGTACACTGGGAATCTGAAGCCGGCACAGAGTTTACAATGGAACCTGGGGACAAAACAGTTAGAGGAACTGAAATCACCCTTTACCTCAACGAAGATAGCTATGAATTTTCAAATGAATACCGTGCAAAAGAAGTAATTGAAAAATACTGCTCCTTTATGCCTGTTGAGATTTACTTTAAGAATGCAAATGCGAAAGAAGAACCGGAAGCAGAGTTAGAGGAAGATGAGTTAGAAACCCAGGAAGCTGAGGATTCAAATGAGGATATCATAGATGCTTCCGTTGATGAAGACGGTAATGTTACGGAAGGAGCTGTTGAGGCTAAGACAGAAGAGAAGAAGCCTAAGGCGCCAAAGCCCATCAATAATACTACTCCTTTGTGGACAAAGCACCCTAATGATGTAACGGAAGAGGAATATAAAGAATTCTATCGTAATGTATTCCATGATTATAAAGAGCCCTTATTCTGGATTCATCTAAATATGGATTATCCTTTTAACCTTAAGGGTATTTTATATTTCCCTAAATTAAACACAGAATATGATACTTTAGAGGGAACCATTAAGCTTTACAGCAATCAAGTATTCATCGCTGATAATATCAAGGAAGTTATTCCTGAATTCCTCATGCTTTTAAAGGGTGCCATTGATTGTCCTGACCTGCCTCTTAACGTATCCAGAAGCGCACTTCAGAATGATGGCTTTGTAAAGAAGATCTCCGAATACATCTCCAAAAAGGTTGCCGATAAGTTATCCGGTATGTATAAGGTTGAAAGAGAAAACTATGAGAAATTCTGGGATGATATCAGCCCTTTCATCAAATTCGGCTGCTTAAAGGATGATAAATTCAGAGAGAAGATGAAGGATTTTATTATCTTTAAGAACCTGGATGGTAAATACCTAACATTACCGGAATATGTAAAAGCTGCGAAAGCAGATTCAGCAGATACTGCATCTGAAACAGCAGAAGAGCCTAAGAAGGAAGATAATACTGCTTCTGAGGATGCCTCCGATAAGAAGGAAGAACAGAAAGATGTCGTTTACTATGTAACGAATGAACAGCAGCAGAGCCAGTACATCAATATGTTCAAGCAGGAGGGAATTGACGCCCTTATCCTTACCCACAATATTGACCAGCCTTTTATCACCCAGCTGGAGCAAACGGAGCAAGGCTACAAATTCCAGCGTATTGATGCGGACATTACGGACAGCTTTAAAGAAGAAGGTCATAGCGAGGAGGCTCTAAAAGCAGAGAACGACAAGCTTACAGAACTCTTTAGAAAGACTCTTAATAAAGAAAAGCTGGAGGTAAAGGTTCTTAAACTTAAGAATGATAAAGTTTCTTCCATGATAACTTTATCGGAAGAAAGCCGCAGAATGCAGGATATGATGAAGATGTATAACATGTATGGTATGGATCCTAACATGTTTGGCAGCAGTGAGACTTTAGTACTCAATGCAAATAATAAGCTTGTTCAATATATCTTCGAACATGAGGACAGCCAGTATGTATCCTTATTCTGCTCACAGCTCTATGATCTTGCCTTATTAAGCCACAAGCCTCTGGAAGCAGAAGCTATGACAAACTTTATTGCAAGAAGCAATGAGATTATGGAGATATTAGCAAAATAG
- a CDS encoding DUF5721 family protein translates to MLSLKILDVKSFMGSLLIQKVFDSFLLSEAEITTYAHFSIEGRMNMKFYTEEEKEELKLEQYAKWSEIKPYVFSIIKGNKLPAFIKIVMLLSSENTERVLKQSGASLTPGDINGLYLNIRYEKDILLITTGTSISTFTLDKTLDNYWDESIRKFLKKENIAAEDYS, encoded by the coding sequence TTGTTATCATTAAAAATTCTGGATGTTAAGAGCTTTATGGGAAGCCTTTTGATACAAAAGGTTTTTGACAGTTTTCTTCTCTCCGAGGCAGAGATTACAACCTATGCCCATTTTTCCATCGAGGGCAGAATGAATATGAAATTTTATACGGAAGAAGAAAAAGAAGAACTAAAACTTGAACAATATGCGAAATGGTCTGAAATAAAGCCCTATGTTTTCTCAATCATAAAAGGAAACAAGCTTCCGGCATTTATAAAAATCGTAATGTTGTTATCTTCGGAGAATACGGAAAGAGTACTGAAACAATCCGGTGCTTCTTTAACTCCAGGAGATATTAATGGCCTATATTTGAATATCCGGTATGAAAAGGATATCCTCTTAATTACTACAGGAACCTCTATCAGTACATTTACTTTGGATAAAACACTGGATAATTATTGGGATGAAAGCATTAGAAAATTCCTGAAAAAAGAAAATATTGCAGCGGAAGACTATAGTTAA
- a CDS encoding alpha-amylase family glycosyl hydrolase, which produces MKVKRQERVTETTGELEEETAQKEEETTQNEMKELRKAAGSKNTVASKAASVIKATAAAKASPDKLGVTFSKEGLTFTYFSSTEKECRLNFYDKISDRLLLSYRLTEEVKTGNNFSVFIKHKNLMKYFGDREDYLKELGYLYETRRGEFLDPCATLIYGREEFGRKKEKKLLSGIATDVYNWEGDLPLGRAYSETVLYKLHVRGFTRDTTSGVKNPGTFRGITEKISYLRELGVNCLLLMPAYDFEESMKAEGIEDRINYWGYGGSNAYFAPKASYASLPDEADREMKDMVKALHSNGLEVILEMNFTPGTNTVYALECLRYWVRAYHIDGFKLSNEVLPVSVLATDPVLGRCKIISEGWDYKTAIEKNKIFLNYAECTNSYSIASKRLLRGEEEQVRGFAGEFTKLSEDWGCIKYITNHDGFTLIDLFSYDKKHNEANGENNRDGQDYNYSWNCGKEGKTGKTAILELRKRQVRNAFTMLLLSQGTPLILSGDEFLNSQEGNNNPYCQDNEISWLNWENLQKENDTFQWVKELIALRKEHPVFRRMEPFRQTDYIFCGMPDISFHGTTPWYTQYDHYSRLLGIMLCGAYASTDHRNFDDSFYIAFNFHQEKKEFHLPDLPAGQVWNLLLSTSEGNIAAEAGEKVKSFTLPGKTINVYKSRKNQSVN; this is translated from the coding sequence ATGAAGGTTAAAAGGCAAGAAAGGGTTACAGAAACAACTGGAGAGCTGGAAGAGGAAACTGCACAGAAGGAAGAGGAAACTACACAGAATGAAATGAAGGAATTAAGAAAAGCAGCTGGTTCGAAAAATACAGTTGCTTCGAAAGCAGCTTCAGTGATCAAAGCAACCGCAGCAGCAAAAGCTTCCCCAGATAAATTAGGTGTAACATTTTCAAAAGAAGGGCTTACATTTACTTATTTTTCGTCTACCGAGAAAGAATGCAGGCTGAATTTCTATGATAAGATTTCAGACAGGCTGCTTCTTTCTTACCGGCTGACAGAAGAAGTTAAGACTGGGAATAATTTTTCGGTATTCATAAAACATAAGAATTTAATGAAATATTTTGGTGACCGGGAAGACTACTTAAAAGAGCTGGGTTATCTTTATGAAACAAGAAGGGGAGAATTTCTGGATCCATGTGCTACTTTGATATATGGAAGAGAAGAATTCGGAAGGAAGAAAGAAAAGAAGCTTCTTAGCGGAATTGCAACAGATGTGTATAACTGGGAAGGTGACCTCCCCCTTGGCAGGGCATACAGTGAAACAGTTCTTTATAAACTGCATGTAAGAGGTTTTACCAGGGATACCACATCAGGAGTTAAAAATCCGGGAACTTTTAGAGGAATTACAGAAAAGATTTCCTACCTTAGAGAACTTGGTGTTAATTGTCTTCTATTAATGCCGGCTTATGATTTTGAAGAGTCCATGAAGGCAGAAGGGATAGAGGACAGAATTAATTATTGGGGCTATGGAGGGAGTAACGCTTATTTTGCACCCAAAGCTTCTTATGCAAGTCTGCCCGATGAGGCCGACAGAGAAATGAAGGATATGGTGAAGGCATTGCACTCAAATGGGTTGGAAGTTATTCTGGAGATGAATTTTACTCCCGGTACCAATACAGTCTATGCCCTGGAGTGCCTTCGATATTGGGTTAGAGCCTATCATATAGACGGCTTTAAATTATCCAATGAAGTACTTCCGGTATCTGTTTTAGCCACTGACCCGGTACTTGGCCGTTGCAAGATTATATCCGAAGGCTGGGATTATAAGACGGCCATAGAGAAGAATAAAATATTCTTAAACTATGCAGAATGTACCAACAGCTATAGTATAGCCAGTAAGCGTTTACTGCGAGGAGAGGAAGAGCAGGTCAGAGGATTTGCAGGAGAGTTTACAAAGCTCAGTGAAGACTGGGGCTGTATAAAGTATATTACCAACCATGACGGCTTTACATTAATTGATTTGTTTTCCTATGATAAGAAGCATAATGAGGCTAATGGAGAAAATAACAGAGACGGTCAAGATTACAATTATAGCTGGAACTGTGGAAAAGAAGGAAAAACAGGGAAGACTGCCATACTGGAATTAAGAAAAAGGCAGGTAAGAAACGCATTTACCATGCTGTTACTAAGCCAAGGCACCCCCCTGATACTTTCCGGAGATGAATTCTTAAACAGCCAGGAGGGAAATAATAATCCTTATTGTCAGGATAATGAGATCAGCTGGCTTAACTGGGAGAACCTTCAAAAGGAAAATGACACTTTTCAATGGGTGAAGGAACTGATTGCCCTTAGGAAGGAGCATCCAGTTTTTCGCAGAATGGAACCCTTTCGTCAGACGGACTATATTTTCTGTGGGATGCCGGATATCTCATTTCACGGAACCACTCCCTGGTATACCCAGTATGACCATTACAGCAGACTGCTAGGTATTATGCTCTGCGGAGCCTATGCAAGTACGGACCATAGAAATTTTGATGACAGTTTTTATATCGCTTTTAATTTTCATCAGGAAAAAAAGGAGTTTCATCTGCCGGATTTACCAGCCGGGCAGGTATGGAATCTGTTGCTCTCTACGTCAGAGGGCAATATAGCAGCAGAAGCTGGGGAAAAGGTTAAATCCTTTACGCTTCCTGGAAAAACAATCAATGTTTATAAAAGCCGTAAAAACCAAAGTGTGAATTAG
- a CDS encoding ABC transporter ATP-binding protein: MSNGKTLKKFISISFQISPSYFFLLVFQSIMETGQILVNVILPKYLVDELVGGRDKANLIRFGLYIVLANVAFLFFNKTMKRFMDVRNIYMKEKLNQAMADKIMKVEFACLEDPYYLDLKERAVFACRTMSALENLIGSVARVLKNAVTIISLLVVMFTLSPVFVLILVLTISISIIAQKLFSKYQLEIYQELIPINRRYGYYVGLAFEGKYQKDIRVYNMNRMLTDRVLDYSRQIYDWFKGFTKKQGLFQGFVGVINDLQAAIAYGYVGIRVISDKFGGKIGIGSFTMYVSAAISFTTSATDLGKNIMTVIQMLGYLQPFMEFMSLPDEAKREGSVPFEGAVESLRFENVSFHYPKSENYVLKGISFEIKKGEKISIVGLNGAGKSTIVKLLCRLYKPASGTIYINGRDIYEYEFSSYMKCLAAVFQDYKLFAFSILENIKGGEASEEDSIQRQRVENLLEQVGLKEKIAELKKGVDTLFGKQYDPEGIEMSGGQSQKVAIARALYKEASLIILDEPTSALDPLAEAEIYEHFNQLVGDKTAIYISHRMSSSVFCDKILVLDGGIIADFDSHKKLMEKEEGMYYKLFKSQAANYQV; encoded by the coding sequence GTGAGTAACGGAAAGACCCTTAAGAAGTTTATCAGTATCAGCTTTCAGATATCACCATCTTACTTTTTTCTGTTGGTGTTTCAGTCTATCATGGAAACAGGACAGATATTAGTCAATGTCATACTTCCAAAATATCTGGTGGATGAGTTGGTAGGAGGAAGAGACAAAGCGAACCTGATTCGTTTTGGATTATATATTGTTCTTGCAAATGTAGCATTTCTATTCTTCAATAAAACAATGAAGAGGTTTATGGATGTACGTAATATTTATATGAAGGAAAAGTTGAATCAGGCCATGGCGGATAAGATTATGAAAGTTGAATTTGCCTGTCTGGAAGACCCTTATTATCTGGACCTTAAGGAAAGAGCAGTATTTGCATGCCGCACGATGAGTGCCTTGGAGAATCTGATTGGCAGTGTAGCAAGAGTATTAAAGAATGCTGTAACTATTATAAGTTTACTTGTGGTTATGTTCACCTTAAGTCCGGTATTCGTATTAATCTTAGTGTTAACCATATCAATCTCTATTATAGCCCAAAAATTATTTTCTAAGTATCAGCTTGAAATCTATCAGGAACTGATACCAATCAATAGAAGATATGGATATTATGTCGGGCTGGCTTTTGAAGGAAAATATCAAAAGGATATCCGGGTCTACAACATGAATCGGATGCTTACGGATAGAGTTCTGGATTACAGCCGTCAAATCTATGATTGGTTCAAAGGCTTTACAAAGAAACAGGGATTATTTCAGGGATTTGTAGGCGTTATCAACGACCTGCAGGCAGCCATTGCCTACGGATATGTGGGTATTCGTGTTATATCAGATAAATTCGGTGGAAAAATAGGAATCGGTTCCTTTACAATGTATGTATCAGCTGCTATTAGTTTTACCACATCTGCTACGGACTTAGGAAAAAACATCATGACAGTTATCCAGATGTTAGGTTATCTTCAGCCATTTATGGAGTTTATGTCCTTGCCGGATGAGGCTAAAAGAGAAGGTTCTGTACCCTTTGAAGGTGCAGTGGAAAGCCTGCGTTTTGAAAATGTATCCTTCCATTATCCAAAATCAGAGAATTACGTATTAAAAGGTATCTCCTTTGAGATTAAGAAGGGGGAGAAAATCTCAATCGTAGGTTTAAACGGCGCTGGAAAATCAACCATTGTAAAGCTCCTGTGCAGACTATATAAGCCTGCTTCCGGTACCATTTATATCAATGGAAGAGATATATATGAGTATGAATTCAGCAGTTACATGAAATGCCTGGCGGCAGTTTTTCAAGATTATAAGCTCTTTGCCTTTTCGATTTTAGAAAATATAAAAGGCGGGGAAGCCTCGGAAGAAGATTCGATACAAAGACAAAGAGTGGAAAATCTGTTAGAACAAGTTGGGTTGAAAGAAAAAATAGCTGAACTAAAAAAGGGAGTGGATACACTCTTTGGTAAGCAATATGATCCGGAAGGGATTGAGATGTCCGGCGGACAAAGTCAGAAGGTTGCAATAGCCAGGGCTCTTTATAAGGAAGCTTCACTTATTATCCTGGATGAACCCACCAGTGCCCTAGACCCCTTGGCTGAGGCAGAAATTTACGAACATTTTAATCAACTGGTAGGCGATAAAACAGCTATCTATATCTCCCACCGTATGTCCAGCAGTGTGTTCTGCGATAAGATTTTGGTTTTGGACGGCGGCATTATTGCTGATTTTGACAGCCATAAGAAATTAATGGAGAAGGAAGAGGGAATGTACTACAAACTCTTTAAGTCACAAGCGGCAAATTACCAGGTATAA
- a CDS encoding ABC transporter ATP-binding protein, translating into MEGVSMEGVSMEENIKYPVWQTLKKMLKYCFKADKNIYLYFVIFTITGGLYPFLGVLLPKYLLNAISKPDGEMKDILTIVLIFLALMAFFGFIRTFIRALAYPRISYVRLQYLGKTFDKMVSIDYKYMEDANFLEDNSRALDSTNSNDNGVEGVYSRLFDAGPVALTALGLILFIGRLNIWILLGLLLNVTAGIWVKRSASKFLYKRKQDVAHAERRMRYYYNTTHDFGYGKDIRLYRFQDRIDQNYNGEIKGYVKVQRRIKNQEYFIGLLEILSFFISNGLTYAILVYKTVNGMSIADFSMYITAVTTLTVMLATLAEQFSFILNEGQYVYDYFQFIDADMGDKEHQDKSEKVKSIKERETLEIVFDNVSFCYPGTDKYIFKNLNFTIHKGEKLAIVGINGAGKSTLVKLMMGLFDVTEGEIRINGIPIGEFNKKELYAMFSAVFQEINVLAYTVKENIACSSIDINEEKVTNALEKVGLKNKINTLPKGINQTMLKVIEEDGVEFSGGESQKLAIARALYKDARMVVMDEPTAALDALAEAEIYESFSDLVEGKTAVYISHRLASTKFCDRIAFFDGDGLREYGSHEELMDAKGAYYNMFMIQGKYYNEEVAVSE; encoded by the coding sequence ATGGAAGGAGTTAGCATGGAAGGAGTTAGCATGGAAGAAAATATAAAATATCCTGTTTGGCAGACTTTAAAAAAGATGTTGAAATATTGTTTTAAAGCAGATAAGAATATCTATCTATACTTTGTAATATTTACGATAACCGGAGGGCTTTATCCCTTTCTTGGGGTTCTGCTGCCAAAGTATCTCTTAAATGCAATTTCAAAGCCCGATGGGGAGATGAAAGATATTCTTACCATTGTATTGATCTTTCTGGCTCTCATGGCGTTCTTCGGATTTATAAGAACTTTTATCAGGGCCTTGGCTTACCCGAGAATAAGTTATGTAAGACTTCAGTATCTTGGAAAGACCTTTGATAAGATGGTGAGTATTGATTACAAATACATGGAAGACGCTAATTTTTTAGAAGATAACAGCAGGGCATTGGACTCTACTAATTCCAATGATAACGGCGTAGAAGGTGTGTATTCCAGACTATTTGATGCCGGTCCGGTAGCATTAACCGCATTAGGACTGATCCTATTTATCGGCAGGTTAAATATCTGGATTCTCCTTGGGCTTCTTCTTAATGTTACCGCAGGTATATGGGTGAAACGCAGCGCATCAAAATTCCTTTATAAAAGGAAGCAGGATGTAGCCCATGCGGAACGCAGAATGAGATATTACTACAATACCACCCATGATTTCGGATATGGAAAGGATATCAGGCTATACCGTTTTCAAGATAGAATTGATCAGAATTATAACGGTGAAATAAAGGGCTATGTAAAAGTTCAAAGAAGAATAAAGAACCAGGAATATTTCATTGGGCTTCTTGAAATTCTCTCCTTCTTTATCAGTAATGGTCTTACTTATGCTATCTTGGTGTATAAAACGGTAAACGGAATGTCAATTGCAGACTTCTCTATGTATATTACCGCAGTTACCACCTTGACTGTCATGCTGGCTACGTTAGCGGAGCAGTTCAGCTTTATCCTAAATGAAGGCCAGTATGTATATGATTATTTTCAATTTATTGATGCGGATATGGGAGATAAGGAACACCAAGATAAATCTGAGAAGGTCAAGAGTATAAAGGAACGGGAAACTCTTGAGATTGTATTTGATAATGTAAGCTTTTGCTATCCTGGCACAGATAAATATATCTTTAAGAACCTGAACTTCACCATACATAAAGGTGAAAAGCTGGCTATTGTCGGTATTAACGGCGCAGGAAAAAGTACACTTGTAAAGCTTATGATGGGCTTGTTCGATGTAACCGAGGGAGAAATACGGATTAATGGTATACCGATTGGCGAATTTAACAAAAAGGAACTCTATGCCATGTTCTCAGCGGTGTTCCAGGAAATCAATGTACTGGCATATACCGTCAAGGAGAACATTGCCTGTTCTTCTATTGATATTAATGAAGAAAAAGTTACAAATGCTCTGGAAAAGGTAGGACTTAAGAATAAAATAAATACGCTTCCGAAAGGTATCAACCAAACTATGCTGAAGGTAATAGAAGAGGATGGGGTGGAATTCTCCGGCGGTGAAAGTCAAAAGCTTGCTATTGCCAGAGCTTTGTATAAGGATGCCAGAATGGTGGTTATGGATGAACCGACTGCTGCGCTGGATGCTCTGGCAGAAGCGGAAATTTATGAAAGCTTCAGCGATCTGGTTGAGGGTAAAACAGCAGTTTATATCTCTCACAGGCTTGCCAGCACAAAATTCTGTGACCGAATAGCATTTTTTGACGGAGACGGGTTAAGAGAGTACGGCAGCCATGAGGAATTAATGGATGCAAAAGGTGCTTATTACAATATGTTTATGATTCAAGGCAAATATTACAATGAGGAGGTGGCTGTCAGTGAGTAA
- a CDS encoding ArsR/SmtB family transcription factor codes for MEIGEYRIYSEPNWEYELIESILEKDGKREEDTLKTRKFVMSEKEIEEFLFNIKEFKQKVLAQVLPLLDEYQDIKPYFSKSLAEEDNRARHILSSLASRKVLAIEHTTEEIDKIVLDVLENWAKSINESEQNDKHFEGLQDIISFLKNVEEEDSVKFRLIMFFTERYTIFPRLQEFVIKGIQILQEHFHIIQEDFEKAVITLQDKRNMEDYFDRLEVIKLGAVNGIAVQPCIIAYNQLSIDWVLEESRDIIADTGIYMLLPDALESDYFRNDAELTGALKALGDATRIKIVHMLSGKKMYIQEMAEILELTPATVSHHMNVLLQERLVSITVDSTNAKKVFYEINTSRTKALGDAVKLLGATDTLD; via the coding sequence ATGGAAATAGGTGAATATAGGATTTACAGCGAACCGAATTGGGAATATGAACTGATTGAAAGTATATTGGAGAAGGACGGAAAAAGAGAGGAAGATACATTAAAGACCAGAAAATTCGTAATGAGCGAAAAAGAAATAGAAGAATTTTTGTTTAATATTAAGGAGTTTAAACAAAAAGTGCTTGCCCAGGTACTGCCTCTACTTGATGAATATCAGGATATTAAGCCCTATTTTTCAAAAAGTCTAGCGGAGGAAGATAATAGAGCCAGACATATCCTATCAAGTCTTGCCAGCCGCAAAGTGCTTGCCATAGAGCATACCACAGAGGAAATCGACAAGATTGTATTGGATGTTTTGGAGAATTGGGCAAAGTCCATTAACGAATCAGAGCAAAATGACAAACATTTTGAAGGCCTGCAGGATATCATATCTTTTCTAAAGAATGTAGAGGAAGAAGATAGTGTTAAATTTCGATTAATTATGTTCTTTACAGAGCGTTATACCATTTTCCCGAGGCTTCAGGAATTCGTAATAAAAGGCATTCAGATATTACAAGAACACTTTCATATTATTCAGGAAGACTTTGAAAAGGCTGTTATAACTTTGCAGGATAAGAGAAATATGGAGGACTATTTTGACAGACTTGAGGTCATTAAGCTTGGGGCAGTAAACGGGATTGCCGTACAGCCTTGTATTATAGCTTATAATCAGCTTTCCATTGACTGGGTATTAGAGGAGAGCCGAGATATTATAGCTGATACCGGAATCTACATGCTTCTTCCGGATGCACTGGAAAGTGATTACTTCAGAAACGATGCAGAGCTGACAGGAGCATTAAAAGCACTGGGAGATGCAACCAGGATAAAGATTGTTCATATGCTTTCCGGCAAGAAGATGTATATTCAGGAAATGGCTGAAATATTGGAATTGACGCCGGCTACCGTATCCCATCACATGAATGTTCTTTTACAGGAAAGGTTAGTCAGTATCACAGTAGACAGCACCAATGCTAAAAAAGTGTTCTATGAAATCAATACCTCAAGAACCAAAGCTTTAGGTGATGCGGTTAAATTGCTTGGTGCAACTGATACTTTAGATTGA
- a CDS encoding ABC transporter permease subunit gives MFLGLIKNEFIKLFAKKKTFIIWGLFILLCIILVIVSESSEKTYLKYNSPKAQVQNLANEISSQEEYLKTIQSDAALSEDEKKANEVQTQSYIASLKVQLESAKAELENSSKENWKEALDNRIKEQEKIVKEASDAQSKKVQGQELKRLKIYQKHNVPLDSENYNTGINYYILNVTMIAASFLAIGLSLFNGDNVSNEYNPGTLKFLLVQPVSRIKVLLSKFVVMVLSSTALIMITQVLFFLGVGIIKGFGSFNRPYLVGVKFEYTYQNGKRFITEVAGSGHFILLWKYLIAALALQLLFLIVMVTFILLISTMSKSSVVTMTVLICAILGSNIVYNLSTSYRKISPFIFLHYSDIDNIITGRIVSRTGSFLFTWQMVTGMSAFTAVLFLAISLVVFKKRDIQI, from the coding sequence ATGTTTTTGGGATTAATAAAGAATGAATTTATCAAGCTTTTTGCCAAGAAGAAGACTTTTATAATCTGGGGCTTGTTCATTTTACTTTGCATTATACTTGTAATTGTAAGTGAATCCTCTGAAAAAACTTATTTAAAATATAACAGTCCGAAAGCACAGGTTCAAAATTTGGCCAATGAAATATCCAGCCAGGAGGAATACCTTAAGACTATTCAATCAGATGCAGCTCTTTCAGAAGACGAGAAAAAAGCAAATGAAGTACAAACCCAGAGCTATATCGCCAGCTTGAAAGTACAGCTTGAGTCAGCAAAAGCTGAACTTGAGAACAGCAGCAAGGAGAACTGGAAGGAAGCACTGGATAACAGGATAAAAGAACAGGAAAAGATTGTGAAAGAAGCAAGTGACGCCCAGTCTAAAAAAGTTCAGGGGCAGGAGCTTAAGAGACTTAAGATTTATCAAAAGCATAATGTTCCTTTGGATTCGGAGAATTATAACACAGGTATTAATTATTATATTCTAAATGTAACAATGATCGCAGCAAGCTTCTTGGCAATCGGTCTGTCATTATTTAACGGTGATAATGTATCAAATGAGTATAATCCCGGGACATTGAAATTTCTTCTGGTACAGCCGGTATCGAGAATTAAGGTGCTTCTTAGCAAATTCGTTGTAATGGTGTTAAGTTCTACTGCTTTGATTATGATAACTCAAGTGTTATTCTTCCTGGGAGTTGGGATTATTAAAGGTTTCGGAAGCTTTAACCGGCCTTATCTGGTTGGGGTAAAATTCGAATATACTTATCAGAATGGAAAGCGTTTTATTACGGAAGTAGCCGGCAGCGGGCATTTTATCTTGCTTTGGAAGTATTTAATAGCGGCTCTGGCTCTGCAATTATTATTCCTGATAGTTATGGTGACCTTTATTCTGTTGATTTCCACGATGTCTAAATCCAGTGTCGTTACCATGACAGTATTAATCTGTGCTATCCTTGGCAGTAATATCGTTTATAACTTGTCGACATCTTACCGTAAGATTTCACCATTTATCTTCCTTCATTACTCAGATATTGATAATATTATAACGGGAAGAATTGTTTCACGTACGGGATCCTTTTTGTTTACCTGGCAGATGGTGACTGGTATGTCGGCTTTCACAGCGGTTTTGTTTTTAGCAATTTCCCTTGTGGTATTTAAGAAAAGAGATATTCAGATTTAG